In Gigantopelta aegis isolate Gae_Host chromosome 6, Gae_host_genome, whole genome shotgun sequence, the following are encoded in one genomic region:
- the LOC121376500 gene encoding neurensin-1-like produces the protein MSGDPRDDEKRLIQGDDQKQAAEERHQTRRKSSSASSRRHSKGRIAQETEKPHEKRKRSCPDYFGVKSYLHNFYDASVYKDPLIYEDDDDLRYLLHANPRRRRCPPIWWKIFLWVGVNLLLFGVIGILVGYLVPPKHAFEQVDQVHAFVDRSAEAFNTTLNMCKLIGLILFCVGGLTLAMSLLFPSFLSHYCEEDPRDESIKVPLRSDEKPPLSPIEMTIPASSKVRNVQPARKHPQAMMTEQGTVPVRTH, from the coding sequence ATGTCCGGTGATCCCAGAGATGACGAGAAGCGCCTGATCCAGGGCGACGACCAGAAGCAGGCGGCGGAAGAACGTCACCAGACGAGACGCAAGAGCAGCAGCGCCAGTAGCAGACGACACAGCAAAGGACGCATCGCCCAGGAAACCGAGAAGCCACACGAGAAGCGAAAGCGCAGCTGCCCGGACTACTTCGGCGTCAAGTCGTACCTGCACAACTTCTACGACGCGTCGGTGTACAAAGACCCGCTCATCTACGAGGATGACGACGACCTCAGGTACCTGCTGCACGCGAACCCCAGGAGACGACGCTGTCCGCCTATCTGGTGGAAGATCTTCTTGTGGGTCGGCGTCAACTTGCTGCTGTTCGGAGTGATCGGCATTCTGGTCGGCTACCTGGTCCCGCCGAAACACGCCTTCGAGCAGGTGGACCAGGTGCACGCGTTCGTGGACAGGAGCGCCGAGGCGTTCAACACGACTCTCAACATGTGCAAGCTGATCGGGCTGATCCTGTTCTGCGTGGGCGGCCTCACCCTGGCCATGTCGCTGCTCTTCCCTAGCTTCCTGAGCCACTACTGCGAGGAGGACCCACGAGACGAGAGCATCAAGGTGCCGCTGAGGAGCGACGAGAAACCGCCGCTGAGTCCTATCGAGATGACCATCCCAGCCTCCAGCAAGGTGAGGAACGTCCAGCCGGCCAGGAAGCACCCCCAGGCCATGATGACCGAGCAGGGCACGGTGCCCGTAAGGACGCACTAG